The window ATGAAGCAAAATGCAAATGTTAATCAAAGGACATAAAGTAAGATTTGAATAAAGAAAGGAATATTACACCCTAAATGGGAAAACTTCAAAGCAATAAAATGccaatctttctcaaattaataaaagtattttatgtcATATAAACAGAaccctaatattttatttttacttttggaaatagacaaaacatttttcaattttgtgaAGGAGGGTAAATTACAAAAGTCAccaagaaaacttagaaaaatagtGAGTATGACGCTTACCTTACTACATATTAAAACTTGCACTAAAGCTACTACAACCAAAATATGATACTGgcacatgagtaaataaataaattgatggaACAAAACTGAGAGTTCAAAGTAGGTACAAacatatggaaatttaaaatacaataaagacgCATTTCAATTCCACACATAaagaatggatatttttattacatgATATTGGGACAATGACTAACCATTTAGAAAAGTAACAAAGTTAGATCATTACACCATGTAATTTCTTCACCGTAAAAAGTATAACTCTTAACAATGGAGGaattaaaaatactaagaaatagcatggaaaaaatatctgtatatttcTGGCTTGGAAAGACCTAAACAAGTTGAAACCCAGAAACCACCAGGAAAAACGTTAACAAGTTTGACTaaccaaaaatgaaaaccatatatcacaaaagatgaagaagagccaatgagaaaatatttatacttcATAAAGAGTATAATATTAATAGTCCTACTACTCAAGAGACTTAAAACCATCAGCtgtaaaaaagacaaatggccCTGGAAAAACAATTAAGGATGTGAATACATAATTCCCAAAGGATGAAATTAAGTGGACAATCTTTGAAAATTGAAGCAGCTATATAGAATTCTTTTtgtcaaaacaattttaaaaatctgacaccGTCTGAAGCTGGAGAGGGTATGGAAAAACTAGAGCTCTCATTTCTTGTTGACCAAAGTGTCAGATTGTTCAATCTTTTGAAAGCAATttgtcaaattaattaattaaattaattaaggTAATATGCGTGTACCATTTGGCCCAGCAACCCCTACTCCTAAGGACATTCAGcctacagagagaagagcaggaatGTGGAAATGTGAGAATgcaaacaaattatttaagaatGTTTTGTGCAGTCTTGCTCATAAAGGACACAGTGGGGAAAAAGCTTCAATATCAGTATGACTTGGTTGAGTGAATTGTGGTGCATCCAAAGTAAAGAATTTATGTGCTATTAGAAAGAATGCGAAAGGGTCGCCTGCGTGTCTCATtccgttaagtgtctgtcttgggctcaggtcatgatcccagggtcctgggatctagccctgcattgaGCCCCCTGCtgagtgaagagtctgcttctcactctccctctgctgtccccctgcttgtgcttgcgcgctctctctctctcaaatgaatgaatgaatgaatgaatgaatgaataaataaataaataaataaataaataaataaataaaatcttcaataaaaggAATGCGACAGATTTGTATGGATTGACTATAAAGATGTTCATAATTTTTTAGTAAGTGAAAACCCAAGATAAAGAACAATAAGGTCCAATCcgttattagattttattttaataaaacaggCATGAGACTTTGCAttagatatatgcatatatataaaataatttcagaaaaatgggACAAGTACCATACTAAACTTCTAAGGGCATTTTCCTATAAAGGATGGCATTAGATTAACAAAGAGGGAAATTTCATTTCTTACTGTGTTCTTTGGTAGTTTCACAAGGATAGTACTACAAAACGCAGGCTGGAAATTATGTACAATTATACAATTGTATACATGTGCATATCAAAGAGCACAGCTTTATAAGATTTGTTGACACATGATGCAATTAATTggcaaaaataattcatttagcTAGAGAAAGATTTCCAGATGTGATGATTGTAAATGAGAAATGACAGTTCAATAAGGAATCTTTTTTCTAATGTCCAAAGCCAGGTTATTCTTACTAGGCAAAAAAGAGGTAACTTACCTTTGGCAATGGCTTTCCCTCCTGGCAGTTGATGCCTCCAATGAAGACCATGTTGGGCATCACAGGTTTGGGATAGTCCAAAACAAAGTCAGCTCTTAACAACCAAATTGACGTATGGCTATAGAGATCATAAGGCGTGACAGCCGTTTTGAGAATCTCAGATGCAACTtccaaaggagtttttaaaaaatagtggcaAAATAAATGTTCCTCCAGGTGGAAGATGTgattcctcactctctctctgaaactcATGGCATCTGACAACATGGAGAAAGGTCTAGGAACATAAGAAAGGGGACTGGGGCACTGTGTGCTTTCCtcaagaaaatggcaaaataatcCCCTGGTGAAGACCACGGATGGGAGTGAAAAATACTTGGCTACAATTAAGCCACACACATCAAAAGGATCCAGAAACACTGCATCAAAAGAACTCTCCTTTATGTATTCTACTAATTTTGGATCACTAAACAAATTCTTACAATGTAAAAAAAGGTGTTCAAAAATGTCACCGGATGAATCTAAGACCATAGAAAGTATACTTTGCTGCCGAGTTTTCCACTGAGAATCGGAGAAAGTCTTGAACTTCTGATTCAACTCCTCCAGATTGTAAGTTGTGGAATAAGTCTTCACCGTAAAATTGGAGGATTTTCCCAGTTGCCAACTCACCTCTGGTATGATTAAAACCACCTCATGCCCTCTTTGGATGAGTTGCTCCACAACCAAACGCATGGTAAACCAGTGGCTCCCATCCATGGGTACTACCAGCAGCTTGCCTGCCTCAGCAAAGCCAGATGTCagcaggagacacacacacaacagaggaAAGCCGGTCAAATTTGTGGCAGCCATTGGAAAACTGCAGCCCAGGGCAATGCAGCTGCTTGGGTTCTGAGCTGGTGTAATAGTCAGTCCGTGGAAGAAGTACAGGCACCAAGCCCGCCCCAGCAGAGGGCGTGTATTTACatagtcatgaaaaaaaaactacactcaTTGCCAGTGATGCACTCCTAAgaataataatgaatgaatagCATTTGCTGACACACGTGCTTATACATTTTCCAGATAGCAATACCATTTGACCTTTGCCTT is drawn from Vulpes lagopus strain Blue_001 chromosome 8, ASM1834538v1, whole genome shotgun sequence and contains these coding sequences:
- the LOC121496939 gene encoding UDP-glucuronosyltransferase 1A9-like, with the translated sequence MAATNLTGFPLLCVCLLLTSGFAEAGKLLVVPMDGSHWFTMRLVVEQLIQRGHEVVLIIPEVSWQLGKSSNFTVKTYSTTYNLEELNQKFKTFSDSQWKTRQQSILSMVLDSSGDIFEHLFLHCKNLFSDPKLVEYIKESSFDAVFLDPFDVCGLIVAKYFSLPSVVFTRGLFCHFLEESTQCPSPLSYVPRPFSMLSDAMSFRERVRNHIFHLEEHLFCHYFLKTPLEVASEILKTAVTPYDLYSHTSIWLLRADFVLDYPKPVMPNMVFIGGINCQEGKPLPKVSYLFFA